CTCCTCAGCATCCTTACACACAACAGTGAAGCCCCCAACACGCTCACCTGAGGACATGACACACCACCACACAAGGCATGTTGCTTAGCTTAAATAAACACAAAATAATTTGGTCCCCCCCCAACATTATACTCAAACATGACCAGTCTGATTATCATTACTCACCATAGAGACCCATGTTCTTAGCAAAAGACTGAGAAAGCACAATGTTGTGGCCTTGTTCAATGAAATAACGCACAGCCCAGGCATCACGGTCAATATCACCACTGGCAAAGCCCTGGTAGGCCATGTCAAAGAACACCAGGAGGTTCCTTTTCTGGAATAAAGAAAATTATAAGAGAACATGTTATATATTTTAGTTGCCGGATCGAATGAGTTGTCAGAGGGCTACCGAGAACTTTATATTCAGCTGTGTTAACCTTCACTAGGTCAGCAATCTCCTTCCACTGCTCTGGCCGAGGGTCCACTCCTGTGGGGTTGTGGGCACAggcatgaagcattatgacactCTTCTCAGGGATTTTCTGAATAAGAGGAAACAATAACACTTGAAAAAAAGATCTATAATAAATATACATACAATTATCTAGTAGTTTATTGTACTTTCTGTACACATTGACAGGGGGAGATTAGGCTTCTGTGCCATGACTTACAGAGATGTCATTCAGGGCTCCCTGGAAGTCAAAGCCACAGGTCTTTGGGTCATAGTAGGTGTATGCCTTCAGTTGCATCCCAGCGTCTCTGAAGATGGGTGTATGGTTCCCCCAGGAGGGTTTGGGCAGGTACACGTCCCTGGCTTCTGTATGGAAACGGGACTGAGACGGGTGGAAGAATGAAGAAAGTAGGGAAAAGAGACATTCATTAATAAGCCTGTGCCGATGCAAAGTTTGCGCCACCATTCTGTTCCCACAAAcgatcattctgttaccaaacttagAATCTGCAATGttctgtggaaattgttaaaagtatttcttgtgcatagagttgtatggtttgtttaagtGTACAATCTGAGTCTCAGCATCACTGTTACCATGCAAATACCCATATGTAAAAAGGCAAAAGGATCAGGGCTCTTACCAGGAAGTTGGCTCCGATTCTCAAAGACCCAGTTCCAGAAATAGTTTGGACAGTGATGTTCTGTGAACAGGGAATAAACAACAAACTGTATAAAATAAGTCTTCTAAATCTGTGCTGTGGAATCAGGATGTCTGAGGTTCCAGGAAAGACTTGACTTACCCTGCCACTCTTGATAACCTCATTGTCGTCACCCAAAGCCAGCTTGGCGCATGCCTTGGTAAAGTCCCCCAGACCGCCAATAGCCAGGTATTCTTTGTCCAGCTTCTTTGCAGCAATCTGAGCTTCAGCCTTAGTATACACAGGGTCACAGTCAAGCCAAGCTGTTTAGTTAAGTCTGTTCTCAGTGTCAAGGTGATTATAGACAGCTAGGCTGATGTCTGTTTAACTTCTAATCTCTTGTGAAAGTTGAGAGTTTCTCATgttatgatggatatgatgagaTTATTCATCATAAACATTAAGCAGTGATTGAACACACCTTGCGAACACAGCTGAGGACATATGGCTTTCCCTGGTCATCACGGTATGCTCCTACACCCAGGTTAATCTTCTTGGGGTTGGTGTCCCGCTTGTAGGCCTCCGACACCCCCAGGATGGGGTCAGGGGGACCCATCTGCACCTCAGACCACCATGAGCTGAAACAGTCAGGGAGGGAGATTGAGACATCCAGTAGaagatagagacagtaaatcaCAGACTTGCATCAACTCGATTTGCACCCAATTACGTTGTCTGATACCTTTGCACTAAGGAGGATTCAATCCAAATTAGATGGTGGTAATCCCCTAATAATCTCAATTTGATTAGGCTGAAATCTGCTTCcacacacagaaatactcataCTGGATAGTCTGTGTGGCAGCATCAACAACCAACCACTAATGTTGCAAGGATGACATTCAGTAATCCTGCAATATTTCTGCCCATAGGTTTACAACATTTAATTAAACGTAATTTCACGGGCCTAGCTAGCATCTTTCAGTGGGCAGCCAGTCACCAGCAGTACA
This sequence is a window from Oncorhynchus gorbuscha isolate QuinsamMale2020 ecotype Even-year linkage group LG01, OgorEven_v1.0, whole genome shotgun sequence. Protein-coding genes within it:
- the got2a gene encoding aspartate aminotransferase, mitochondrial; the encoded protein is MALLKSSKIISTVGLHPPLGILSNRASSWWSEVQMGPPDPILGVSEAYKRDTNPKKINLGVGAYRDDQGKPYVLSCVRKAEAQIAAKKLDKEYLAIGGLGDFTKACAKLALGDDNEVIKSGRNITVQTISGTGSLRIGANFLSRFHTEARDVYLPKPSWGNHTPIFRDAGMQLKAYTYYDPKTCGFDFQGALNDISKIPEKSVIMLHACAHNPTGVDPRPEQWKEIADLVKKRNLLVFFDMAYQGFASGDIDRDAWAVRYFIEQGHNIVLSQSFAKNMGLYGERVGGFTVVCKDAEEAKRVESQLKILIRPIYSNPPMNGARIAASILNTPDLYKEWLGEVHGMANRIITMRELLVANLKKEGSTRNWKHVIDQIGMFCFTGLKPEQVERLTKEFSIYMTKDGRISMAGVTSGNVGYLAQGIHAVTK